One stretch of Pseudomonas azotoformans DNA includes these proteins:
- a CDS encoding AAA family ATPase: MMNMDLQQLIQALTNQTRRDLEHSAQRCVTRGGREVLVEDLLLTLLEHHDGLLVRALNDAGIEVAELQATLQPKGEASASRNPVFALALVQWLQQASMVAHLELRRIEVDHGALLLALLCHPLQHAGSAYQVFLSRLDAQRVREFVLSQVPRTDPAPQGESLLERFTHDLTRQALEGRIDPVLCRDAEISQLIDILMRRRKNNPILVGEAGVGKTAVVEGLALRVATAQVPEPLKEVRVLTLDMGLLQAGASIKGEFERRLKGVIDGVNTSVKPVILFIDEAHTLVGAGGQAGASDAANLLKPALARGELRTIAATTWTEYKKYFEKDSALARRFQPVRVSEPSVEEAISILRGLVPVYERSHGVYVRDDAVVAAAQMSARYLAGRQLPDKAVDLLDTACARLRTSRETAPGALQHLYAEQAQGARQLQALNRDRDKGFPVEEQTLLALNLRMEALDSERLDLEQRWLEQQKTTQQVCPRLVAQVISAWTGIPVEQLAREHSEQVLGFADALRLRILGQEQAVQALDRNLRAVSAGLNKADAPVGVFLLVGPSGVGKTETALALGDLLYGGERFVTTLNMSEFQEKHSLSRLIGAPPGYVGFGEGGVLTEAVRQRPYSVVLLDEVEKADPEVLNLFYQIFDKGLANDGEGREIDFRNTLILMTSNLGSERIGKLCAGGRRPDVQTLHEAILPQLRDHFKAALLARMRVVPYYPVTGDVLHDLARLKLERLGQRLGLRSLAFSYTPELVEHMAERCAHDDSGARYIDQWIELHLLPQVVDRLLQAMARGEPVSQVHARLEANGVPTCEFSQ; the protein is encoded by the coding sequence ATGATGAATATGGACCTGCAACAACTTATCCAGGCATTGACCAACCAGACCCGCAGAGACCTGGAGCACTCCGCCCAGCGCTGTGTCACGCGCGGCGGCAGGGAAGTGCTGGTGGAAGACCTGCTGCTGACCCTGCTGGAACATCATGATGGCCTGCTGGTGCGGGCGCTGAACGATGCCGGTATTGAAGTTGCAGAGCTGCAAGCCACGCTGCAACCCAAGGGGGAGGCGAGTGCGTCACGCAATCCGGTGTTTGCCCTGGCACTGGTGCAATGGCTGCAACAGGCTTCGATGGTTGCTCATCTGGAGCTGCGCCGAATTGAAGTGGATCACGGCGCTCTGTTGCTGGCGCTTTTGTGTCACCCGCTGCAACACGCGGGCAGCGCCTATCAGGTTTTTCTGAGCCGGTTGGATGCACAGCGTGTGCGTGAATTCGTGTTGAGTCAGGTGCCTCGTACAGACCCTGCGCCACAGGGCGAATCATTACTGGAGCGCTTCACCCACGACCTGACACGCCAGGCCCTAGAAGGGCGTATTGACCCGGTGTTGTGTCGCGACGCGGAGATCAGCCAGTTGATCGACATACTCATGCGTCGGCGCAAGAACAACCCGATCCTGGTCGGCGAAGCCGGGGTGGGCAAGACAGCCGTTGTCGAAGGCCTCGCGCTACGTGTGGCCACTGCACAGGTGCCCGAGCCTCTCAAAGAGGTCCGGGTGCTGACCTTGGACATGGGCCTGCTCCAGGCCGGTGCCAGTATCAAGGGCGAGTTCGAACGACGCCTCAAGGGTGTGATCGACGGGGTCAATACGTCGGTGAAGCCGGTGATCCTGTTTATCGATGAAGCGCACACGCTGGTGGGGGCGGGAGGGCAGGCGGGCGCGTCCGATGCCGCCAATCTGCTCAAGCCGGCGCTGGCCCGGGGTGAGTTGCGCACCATCGCTGCGACAACCTGGACGGAATACAAGAAGTACTTCGAAAAAGACTCGGCATTGGCGCGGCGTTTCCAACCTGTGCGGGTCAGTGAGCCCAGTGTCGAAGAAGCGATCTCGATCCTGCGCGGACTAGTCCCGGTGTATGAGCGCAGCCATGGTGTTTATGTGCGGGACGATGCGGTGGTTGCGGCGGCGCAGATGAGCGCCCGTTACCTGGCCGGGCGTCAGTTGCCCGACAAGGCGGTGGATTTGCTGGATACCGCCTGCGCCCGCTTGCGCACTAGCCGGGAGACAGCGCCTGGGGCGTTGCAGCACCTTTATGCAGAACAGGCGCAAGGGGCGCGGCAGCTTCAGGCATTGAATCGAGACCGGGACAAAGGCTTTCCCGTGGAGGAACAAACCCTGCTCGCGTTGAACCTGCGTATGGAGGCGCTGGACAGCGAGCGCCTGGACCTTGAGCAACGCTGGCTTGAACAGCAGAAAACCACGCAGCAGGTGTGCCCCCGCCTGGTGGCGCAAGTCATCAGTGCCTGGACGGGGATCCCGGTTGAACAACTGGCACGTGAACACAGTGAACAGGTCTTGGGTTTTGCCGATGCGTTGCGCCTGCGCATTCTCGGCCAGGAGCAGGCGGTGCAGGCCCTGGACCGCAATCTGCGTGCGGTTTCTGCCGGGCTCAACAAGGCTGACGCGCCCGTCGGCGTCTTTCTGCTGGTCGGCCCCAGTGGCGTGGGCAAGACGGAGACGGCGCTGGCCCTTGGCGACCTGCTGTATGGCGGTGAGCGTTTTGTCACCACCCTCAACATGTCGGAGTTCCAGGAAAAACACTCGCTGTCTCGTTTGATTGGCGCACCGCCCGGTTATGTTGGTTTTGGCGAGGGTGGCGTGTTGACGGAGGCTGTGCGCCAACGCCCGTATTCAGTGGTGCTGCTCGATGAAGTCGAGAAAGCCGACCCGGAAGTGTTGAACCTGTTCTATCAGATTTTCGACAAGGGCCTGGCCAATGATGGAGAAGGCCGGGAAATCGACTTTCGCAACACGCTGATCCTGATGACGTCCAACCTTGGCAGTGAGCGTATCGGGAAATTGTGCGCAGGCGGCCGGCGACCTGACGTGCAAACGCTGCATGAGGCAATCCTGCCGCAGCTGCGCGATCACTTCAAAGCCGCGTTATTGGCCCGGATGCGTGTCGTGCCGTATTACCCGGTCACGGGTGACGTGCTGCATGACTTGGCAAGACTCAAGCTCGAACGCCTGGGGCAACGCTTGGGTCTGCGCAGCCTGGCATTCAGCTATACGCCGGAGCTGGTTGAGCACATGGCCGAGCGGTGCGCCCACGATGACAGTGGCGCGCGTTATATCGACCAATGGATCGAGCTGCATTTATTGCCGCAGGTGGTCGATCGGCTGTTGCAGGCCATGGCCCGAGGTGAGCCTGTGTCACAGGTCCATGCCCGGCTGGAGGCTAACGGCGTTCCAACCTGTGAGTTCAGCCAATGA
- the tssG gene encoding type VI secretion system baseplate subunit TssG: MATTDGPAAPALTQLTRVIREYSLFQAVLRVIQRLRDAHPLLDDDTLYDLLEFQANPSLGFPGDDIDRVAFFVERGQLRARLRLNVLGLCGAGSPLPAFYGEQACADESGGNATRDFLDVFHHRLQRLMLPIWRKYRYRACFKAGASDAFSEQMFALIGLRGRQVRSVTQLNGKRLLPYLGLLGLRAHSAALIETLLRYYFKHCRVIVEQWVLRSVVIAESQRNRLGAANSALGHDQVLGSQVADRNGKFRVHLQGLGWHPFHGFLPTGTDYPLLCSLVRLTVRDPMDYDLRLVMDKDEIRPLHIGEHNVCRLGWTSWLAHECADGVVIVPGNAY, from the coding sequence ATGGCCACCACGGATGGGCCAGCAGCCCCTGCTTTGACACAACTGACCCGGGTTATCCGCGAGTACTCGCTGTTTCAGGCGGTCCTGCGGGTCATCCAGCGTCTGCGCGATGCCCATCCGTTGCTGGATGACGACACGCTGTACGACTTGTTGGAATTCCAGGCCAACCCGAGCCTGGGGTTTCCCGGAGACGATATCGACCGGGTAGCGTTTTTTGTCGAGCGCGGTCAGTTGCGTGCGCGTTTACGCCTTAACGTGCTGGGCCTGTGTGGCGCGGGCTCGCCATTGCCGGCGTTTTACGGCGAGCAGGCGTGCGCCGATGAATCGGGCGGCAATGCAACCCGGGACTTCCTCGACGTGTTCCATCACCGTCTGCAACGGCTGATGCTGCCGATCTGGCGCAAGTATCGCTACCGGGCATGCTTCAAGGCAGGTGCCAGTGATGCCTTCTCCGAGCAGATGTTTGCGTTGATCGGGTTGAGGGGGCGCCAGGTTCGCAGCGTCACGCAATTGAACGGCAAGCGACTGTTGCCCTATCTGGGGTTGCTTGGCCTGCGGGCGCATTCGGCAGCCTTGATCGAGACGCTGCTGCGCTATTACTTCAAGCACTGTCGCGTGATTGTCGAGCAATGGGTCCTGCGCAGCGTTGTCATCGCCGAATCACAACGAAATCGGCTCGGTGCAGCGAACAGCGCGCTTGGTCATGACCAGGTGCTGGGGAGCCAGGTGGCCGATCGCAACGGCAAGTTCAGGGTGCATCTGCAGGGGTTGGGCTGGCACCCGTTCCATGGTTTTTTGCCGACTGGCACGGACTACCCACTGTTGTGTTCGTTGGTGCGTCTGACGGTGCGGGACCCCATGGATTATGACCTGCGCCTTGTCATGGACAAGGACGAAATCAGGCCGTTGCACATCGGCGAACACAACGTCTGCCGGCTCGGCTGGACCAGTTGGCTGGCGCATGAGTGTGCCGACGGTGTGGTCATTGTGCCAGGCAACGCTTATTAG
- the tssF gene encoding type VI secretion system baseplate subunit TssF, which produces MSFNRYYQSELSALRQLGRRFSERNPALAPFLAEAGQDPDVERLLEGFAFLTGRLRQKLDDELPELTHSLMQLLWPNYMRPMPAFSILQFDPLKHSGPGVWVARDTPIESAAVNDERCRFRTCYTTQVLPLQLSALDYNTQAEQGRLSLRLEMSAEGNFSEWNFDQLRLHLAGDRYISQALYLSLLRHLDGIELLPFGHDGLPVSGGDGQAISLLLGADQVQPVGFDEEQALIPYPPNTFGGYRHLQEYFAFPDKYLFVDVGGLGVLRGLPGELLKQVRGVVLRLRFGKPWRESRLPTLDNVKLYCTPIVNLFKHDAVPIRLDGKQDEYLLIPGEYSRGSASVFSVDNVTGWHPGGLGYQAYVPFESFEHEGDTECSQGPASYSIRQRLSAQHTGLDTWLGLDSGLALDQQTLSIELTCTNHDLPRRLQVGDINQPCEQTPQGLSFRNICAPTASYSPPLDRDFLWRLISNMSLNYQSLTDIRALKVILETYDLPRYHDRQAQKVSERRLGAMRSVSHAAVDQLHHGLPIRGLRIDLTIDPQGFLGEGEVFVFASVLNEFFALYASLNAFHELRVISTQGDVYLWPPRMGQQPLL; this is translated from the coding sequence ATGTCCTTTAACCGTTACTACCAAAGCGAACTCAGTGCGCTACGACAACTCGGGCGACGCTTCTCCGAGCGCAATCCGGCGCTTGCTCCCTTTCTTGCGGAGGCCGGTCAGGACCCGGATGTCGAGCGGTTGCTGGAAGGCTTTGCGTTTCTCACCGGCCGCTTGCGCCAGAAACTGGATGACGAGCTTCCAGAGCTGACGCATTCGCTGATGCAGTTGCTCTGGCCCAACTACATGCGCCCGATGCCCGCGTTCAGCATCCTGCAGTTTGATCCGCTGAAACACTCAGGCCCGGGTGTGTGGGTCGCGCGTGACACACCGATCGAAAGTGCTGCAGTCAATGACGAGCGATGCCGCTTTCGTACCTGTTACACCACTCAGGTTTTGCCACTGCAGCTGAGCGCGCTGGACTACAACACCCAGGCCGAACAGGGGCGCTTGAGCCTGCGTCTGGAGATGAGCGCAGAAGGCAACTTCAGTGAGTGGAACTTCGATCAGCTACGCCTGCATCTGGCGGGGGATCGCTATATCAGCCAGGCGTTGTACCTGAGCCTTTTGCGTCATCTGGACGGTATCGAGTTGCTGCCTTTCGGTCACGATGGCTTGCCGGTCAGTGGGGGCGATGGGCAGGCGATATCACTGCTGTTGGGTGCCGATCAGGTCCAGCCGGTAGGGTTCGACGAGGAGCAGGCGTTGATTCCGTATCCGCCGAATACCTTTGGCGGGTATCGCCATCTGCAGGAGTACTTTGCCTTCCCCGACAAGTATCTGTTTGTCGATGTGGGAGGGTTGGGGGTACTGCGCGGGTTACCCGGCGAACTGCTCAAGCAGGTGCGTGGCGTGGTGTTGCGCTTGCGCTTCGGCAAACCATGGCGTGAATCCAGGCTGCCCACCCTGGATAACGTGAAGCTGTACTGCACACCCATCGTCAACCTGTTCAAGCATGACGCGGTACCCATTCGCCTGGACGGAAAGCAGGACGAATACCTGCTGATTCCAGGTGAGTACTCACGCGGGAGCGCCAGTGTTTTTTCTGTGGACAACGTCACGGGTTGGCACCCGGGAGGGCTGGGATATCAGGCCTACGTGCCTTTTGAGTCCTTCGAACATGAGGGGGACACCGAGTGTTCCCAGGGGCCGGCAAGTTACAGCATCCGCCAGCGGCTGTCGGCACAGCATACCGGGCTCGATACCTGGCTCGGGTTGGATAGCGGTCTGGCGTTGGATCAGCAAACACTGTCGATCGAGCTGACGTGCACCAATCACGACCTGCCTCGACGATTGCAGGTCGGCGACATCAACCAGCCTTGCGAACAGACGCCACAAGGGCTGTCGTTTCGGAATATCTGTGCGCCGACGGCCAGTTATTCTCCGCCTCTGGACCGGGACTTTCTCTGGCGGCTTATCAGCAATATGTCGCTCAACTACCAGTCACTGACCGACATCCGTGCCTTGAAGGTGATCCTCGAAACCTACGACTTGCCGCGCTATCACGATCGCCAGGCGCAGAAGGTCAGCGAGCGACGATTAGGTGCGATGCGCTCCGTCAGCCACGCAGCGGTCGACCAATTGCACCACGGCTTGCCGATTCGCGGGTTACGTATCGACCTGACCATAGATCCCCAGGGCTTCCTGGGGGAGGGCGAAGTGTTTGTGTTCGCATCGGTGCTCAACGAGTTCTTCGCGCTGTACGCGAGCCTCAACGCTTTCCACGAACTAAGAGTCATCAGCACACAAGGAGACGTGTACCTATGGCCACCACGGATGGGCCAGCAGCCCCTGCTTTGA
- the tssE gene encoding type VI secretion system baseplate subunit TssE produces MSKDQEVHGYRSLFERLEHPAATPACGVTSVARHLGKMLSIRAGSVQTLPDYGMPDLNDMNQSLHESLSQSRLLIERFIRAYEPRLKQVRVMTLPRDHDPLALAFAIEATLVVKGGAQPVVFTARLSDSGRVEVIPDVL; encoded by the coding sequence ATGAGCAAGGACCAGGAAGTGCATGGTTATCGAAGCCTGTTCGAGCGCCTCGAGCATCCGGCGGCTACCCCCGCCTGTGGCGTGACATCCGTCGCGCGCCACTTGGGAAAGATGCTCAGCATCCGTGCTGGTAGCGTTCAGACACTGCCGGACTACGGTATGCCTGACCTCAATGATATGAATCAGAGCCTGCATGAATCATTGAGTCAGTCGCGTCTGTTGATCGAGCGATTTATCCGAGCCTACGAGCCGCGCTTGAAGCAGGTAAGAGTGATGACGCTGCCACGGGACCATGACCCGTTGGCACTTGCATTCGCTATCGAAGCCACCCTTGTGGTCAAGGGGGGCGCTCAACCGGTGGTGTTTACTGCGCGGCTCTCTGACTCCGGCCGGGTAGAGGTCATCCCTGATGTCCTTTAA
- the tssC gene encoding type VI secretion system contractile sheath large subunit: MTTQQHSLPAQPADQYSILDNIVAQTLLSADDDAYDIAKRGVSAFIEELIKPQNRGEPVKKRLVDRMIAEIDTKLSLQMDEILHHPDFQALEASWKGLQLLVDRTNFRENIKIELLNVSRQDLLEDFEDSPEVTQSGLYKHIYSAEYGQFGGQPVGAIIANYFLSPSAPDVKLMQYASSVACMAHAPFIAAAGPAFFGLESFTGLPDLKDLKDHFEGPQFAKWQSFRQSEDARYIGLTVPRFLLRTPYDPLECPVKTFAYQENVVNSHEHYLWGNTAYAFATRLTDSFARFRWCPNIIGPQSGGAVEDLPLHHFQSMGEIETKIPTEVLVSDRREYELAQEGFIALTMRKGSDNAAFFSASSVQKPKHFGLSPEGKEAELNYRLGTQLPYMMVVNRLAHYLKVLQREQLGSWKERTDLELELNKWIRQYVADQENPSAEVRGRRPLRAARIVVSDVEGEPGWYRVNLSVRPHFKYMGADFTLSLVGKLDKE; this comes from the coding sequence ATGACGACACAACAGCATTCGCTGCCGGCACAACCTGCTGATCAGTACAGCATCCTCGATAACATCGTTGCACAGACATTACTGAGCGCCGACGACGACGCCTATGACATTGCCAAACGCGGTGTCTCGGCATTCATCGAAGAGTTGATCAAGCCACAGAACCGTGGCGAGCCTGTCAAGAAACGCCTCGTCGACCGGATGATCGCCGAGATCGACACCAAGCTCAGCCTGCAGATGGACGAGATACTGCACCATCCCGACTTCCAGGCGCTGGAAGCTTCCTGGAAGGGGTTGCAACTGCTGGTCGATCGCACCAACTTTCGCGAAAACATCAAGATCGAACTGCTGAACGTCTCCCGGCAAGACCTGCTGGAAGATTTCGAAGATTCGCCGGAAGTGACCCAGTCCGGGTTGTACAAGCACATCTACAGTGCGGAATACGGGCAGTTTGGGGGCCAGCCGGTGGGCGCGATTATCGCCAATTACTTCCTGTCCCCCAGCGCCCCAGATGTAAAGCTGATGCAGTACGCCTCCAGTGTGGCGTGCATGGCCCATGCACCTTTTATCGCCGCCGCCGGGCCGGCATTCTTCGGGTTGGAGAGTTTCACCGGTTTACCCGACCTCAAGGACCTGAAGGATCACTTCGAAGGCCCGCAATTTGCCAAATGGCAAAGCTTTCGCCAAAGCGAAGATGCGCGCTACATCGGTTTGACCGTGCCGCGATTTCTGCTGCGTACGCCCTATGACCCCCTTGAGTGTCCGGTCAAGACCTTCGCCTACCAGGAAAATGTGGTCAACAGCCACGAGCACTACCTGTGGGGCAACACGGCCTACGCCTTCGCCACGCGTCTGACCGACAGTTTCGCGCGGTTTCGCTGGTGCCCGAACATCATCGGCCCGCAAAGCGGTGGTGCGGTGGAAGACTTGCCGCTGCATCACTTCCAGAGCATGGGGGAAATAGAAACCAAGATCCCCACCGAAGTGTTGGTGTCCGACCGTCGTGAATACGAGCTGGCGCAAGAAGGTTTCATCGCCCTGACGATGCGCAAGGGCAGTGACAATGCTGCGTTTTTTTCCGCCAGCTCCGTGCAAAAGCCGAAACACTTCGGGCTCAGTCCCGAGGGCAAGGAGGCCGAGTTGAATTACCGGCTGGGCACCCAGTTGCCATACATGATGGTGGTCAATCGCCTGGCCCATTACCTCAAGGTCCTTCAGCGTGAGCAATTGGGCTCATGGAAGGAGCGCACTGACCTGGAGCTGGAACTCAATAAGTGGATTCGCCAGTACGTCGCCGACCAGGAAAACCCCAGTGCTGAAGTCCGTGGGCGACGTCCCTTGCGGGCGGCACGCATCGTCGTCAGTGATGTCGAGGGTGAGCCCGGCTGGTATCGCGTGAACCTGAGTGTGCGACCGCATTTCAAATACATGGGGGCAGATTTCACGCTGTCCCTCGTTGGCAAGCTCGACAAAGAATGA
- the tssB gene encoding type VI secretion system contractile sheath small subunit produces the protein MAKEGSVAPKERINITFKPAIGGAQEEVELPLKLLVLGDFTQREDVRKLEDRKPVAIDKNTLDDVLAKQALSLTLSVPNRLQEDAGVDELVIQVRINAMKDFNPANLVEQVPELHKLMALREALMALKGPLGNTPSFRKAIEQALADDESRARVLAELGLDSSDA, from the coding sequence ATGGCCAAAGAAGGTTCGGTAGCCCCCAAGGAACGTATCAACATCACCTTCAAACCTGCCATTGGCGGGGCGCAGGAGGAAGTCGAACTGCCATTGAAGCTGTTGGTATTGGGCGATTTCACCCAGCGTGAGGATGTGCGCAAGCTCGAAGATCGCAAGCCCGTCGCAATCGACAAGAACACCCTGGATGACGTGTTGGCCAAGCAGGCATTGAGCTTGACGCTGAGCGTGCCCAACCGTCTCCAGGAGGACGCCGGCGTTGACGAGTTGGTCATTCAGGTACGCATCAATGCCATGAAGGATTTCAACCCGGCGAATCTGGTGGAACAGGTGCCCGAGTTGCACAAGCTGATGGCGTTACGTGAGGCACTTATGGCGCTGAAGGGCCCATTGGGCAACACCCCAAGCTTTCGAAAGGCTATCGAACAGGCCCTGGCCGACGACGAGTCCCGCGCCCGGGTATTGGCGGAACTTGGGCTGGACAGCTCCGACGCCTGA
- the tssA gene encoding type VI secretion system protein TssA, whose protein sequence is MVYSDARYDYYLELARTPCMQTSFAGSDMRFSSEYEVLESELAKAQSIHVGSQPDWHKVLETSESLLRHQSKDLRVAVWLTWALHQRESYSGLLAGLGVLRYLCEHQWSVLYPEKPRTRGAAFGWLVLRLEPLFTQGLALQDQQPLFRALLEHLVRLDGLWAEHLGDDAPLLLPVRRQLAQRLERAAQDDTPATGLSGVIAQVRQATSQLLKPEAVVESEKDAHKVLRTLQEQARPLCAWWLRQNATDLRALRLSRTLTWLALASYPNADTEQVTALRGPAPEKLKRYQERFAQGHHADLVLELEVSLAGAMFWFDGLRMLWECLEVLQADLAMTELEVTFALLLQRLPDLPAFRFHDGTPFADAATRDWISQEVVCHLHRPESPAAVVGIKAEPWVITLQAVTQRLRQDGLKSAVRELKQGMQAARSDRARFHWRLAQARLCVQAGKHELAKIQLEQLDHELQRTGLERWEPELALEVAQLLHRCCDVLPQNQAVRERKEDTHRRLCLFDLEAVLE, encoded by the coding sequence ATGGTTTATTCGGATGCTCGGTATGATTATTACCTCGAACTTGCGCGAACACCCTGTATGCAAACAAGTTTTGCCGGCAGCGATATGCGCTTTTCGAGTGAATATGAAGTGCTGGAGTCCGAATTGGCCAAGGCACAATCGATTCATGTCGGCAGCCAGCCCGACTGGCACAAGGTCCTGGAAACCAGCGAGAGCCTGCTACGCCATCAGTCCAAGGATCTGCGAGTGGCGGTGTGGTTGACCTGGGCGTTGCACCAGCGTGAATCCTACTCGGGGCTGCTGGCGGGGCTCGGGGTGTTGCGCTACCTCTGTGAGCATCAGTGGTCGGTGCTCTACCCGGAAAAACCGCGTACCCGCGGTGCCGCATTCGGATGGCTGGTATTGCGCCTTGAGCCGCTGTTCACGCAGGGCCTGGCGCTCCAAGACCAGCAGCCTTTGTTCCGCGCCTTGCTAGAGCACCTGGTGCGTCTGGATGGGCTTTGGGCCGAGCACCTCGGGGATGACGCGCCGTTGCTGTTGCCGGTTCGCAGGCAGTTGGCGCAGCGATTGGAGCGGGCGGCGCAGGACGATACCCCGGCGACGGGTTTGAGCGGTGTCATTGCGCAAGTCAGGCAGGCCACCAGCCAATTATTGAAGCCCGAAGCAGTGGTGGAGAGTGAAAAGGACGCCCACAAGGTGCTCCGTACCTTGCAGGAGCAGGCTCGTCCACTCTGTGCCTGGTGGCTGCGCCAGAACGCCACGGACCTGCGTGCGTTGCGCTTGAGTCGCACGCTGACATGGCTGGCACTTGCCAGCTACCCGAATGCCGATACCGAGCAGGTCACCGCGTTGCGCGGGCCCGCCCCTGAAAAACTCAAGCGTTATCAGGAGCGTTTTGCACAAGGCCATCACGCAGACCTCGTGCTTGAACTTGAGGTCAGCCTCGCCGGGGCAATGTTCTGGTTCGATGGTCTGCGCATGCTCTGGGAGTGCCTGGAGGTGCTGCAGGCCGACCTGGCCATGACCGAGCTGGAAGTGACCTTCGCGCTGTTGCTGCAACGCTTGCCGGACCTGCCAGCGTTTCGCTTTCACGACGGCACCCCCTTTGCCGATGCCGCCACTCGCGACTGGATCTCCCAGGAGGTTGTCTGTCACCTGCACAGGCCCGAATCACCGGCTGCAGTGGTTGGTATCAAAGCGGAGCCCTGGGTGATCACCTTGCAGGCGGTCACACAGCGGCTGCGCCAGGACGGGCTCAAGTCTGCCGTCCGAGAGCTCAAGCAAGGCATGCAGGCCGCGCGCAGCGATCGCGCACGCTTTCATTGGCGGCTCGCCCAAGCGCGTCTGTGCGTACAGGCGGGGAAGCATGAGTTGGCTAAGATCCAGCTCGAACAGCTTGACCATGAACTGCAACGCACGGGCCTGGAACGCTGGGAGCCGGAGTTGGCCCTCGAAGTGGCGCAGCTTCTGCACCGCTGTTGCGACGTGCTGCCACAAAACCAAGCCGTGCGCGAACGCAAGGAAGACACCCACCGCAGGCTGTGCCTCTTCGATCTGGAAGCGGTACTTGAATAG
- a CDS encoding Hcp family type VI secretion system effector, whose protein sequence is MPTPAYLSITGVKQGLITAGTYTQDSVGNIYQEGHEDQILVQAFSHQVIIPRDPQSGQPTGQRVHKPLMISKVFDKSSPLLFSALTSGEEVKCRLEWLRTSSAGTQEHYFTIELEGATIVDIQSRMPNCQDPDNAHFTHLEDVYFTYRKIVWTHEVSGTSGSDDWRSPVAG, encoded by the coding sequence ATGCCAACACCCGCGTATCTCTCTATTACCGGTGTAAAACAAGGTTTGATCACGGCAGGCACGTATACCCAGGACTCGGTAGGTAACATTTACCAGGAAGGCCATGAGGACCAGATTCTGGTCCAGGCGTTTTCTCATCAGGTGATCATTCCCCGCGACCCACAGTCGGGCCAGCCAACCGGCCAGCGGGTGCATAAACCCCTGATGATCAGCAAAGTGTTCGATAAGTCCTCGCCCCTGCTGTTCAGCGCATTGACCAGCGGCGAAGAGGTCAAGTGCCGGCTGGAATGGCTGCGCACTTCGTCGGCCGGCACGCAGGAGCATTACTTCACCATCGAACTGGAGGGGGCGACCATCGTGGATATCCAGTCACGCATGCCCAACTGCCAGGACCCCGACAACGCCCATTTCACTCACCTGGAAGATGTGTACTTCACCTATCGCAAGATTGTGTGGACTCACGAAGTGTCCGGTACTTCCGGGTCGGATGACTGGCGCAGCCCGGTTGCGGGTTAA
- a CDS encoding aldo/keto reductase, whose translation MRTIDLAGVPVPVIGQGTWRMGEKPDQHRAEVAALQLGIDEGMTLIDTAEMYGEGGAETVVGEAIRGRRDQVFLVSKVYPHNASHKGVPRACEASLQRLGTDYIDLYLLHWRGQYPLEETVEAFERLREAGKIGRWGVSNFDVADLQELASPACATNQVLYNIEDRGIEFDLLPWWQQHHLPLMAYCPIAQGGELLSSPTLKQIARRHEVTPAQVSLAWVLRQDGVIAIPKAVTPEHVRLNAAAAKLVLDEHDLDAIDRVFGAPKRKHPLAMV comes from the coding sequence ATGCGTACCATTGATCTGGCGGGTGTTCCCGTCCCTGTCATCGGCCAGGGCACCTGGCGCATGGGCGAAAAACCCGACCAGCACCGCGCGGAAGTCGCGGCGTTGCAACTGGGTATCGACGAGGGCATGACTCTCATCGATACCGCCGAAATGTACGGGGAGGGCGGCGCTGAGACGGTGGTCGGCGAGGCCATTCGTGGCCGCCGCGACCAGGTGTTCCTGGTGAGCAAGGTCTACCCGCACAATGCCAGCCACAAGGGCGTGCCCCGTGCCTGTGAGGCCAGCCTCCAGCGCCTGGGCACCGACTACATTGATCTTTATCTGCTGCATTGGCGCGGCCAGTACCCGCTGGAAGAAACGGTTGAAGCCTTCGAACGCCTGCGCGAAGCGGGCAAGATCGGACGTTGGGGTGTTTCCAATTTTGACGTGGCCGACCTGCAGGAGCTTGCCTCCCCGGCCTGCGCCACCAACCAGGTGCTGTACAACATCGAAGACCGCGGCATCGAATTTGACCTGCTGCCCTGGTGGCAACAGCACCACTTGCCCTTGATGGCGTACTGCCCGATCGCCCAGGGCGGCGAACTGCTGTCCAGCCCCACCCTCAAGCAGATCGCCCGCCGTCACGAGGTCACACCCGCCCAGGTCTCCCTGGCCTGGGTGTTGCGCCAGGACGGTGTGATCGCCATCCCCAAGGCCGTTACGCCCGAGCACGTGCGACTCAACGCAGCAGCAGCCAAGCTGGTGTTGGATGAGCACGACCTGGACGCGATCGATCGGGTATTTGGCGCGCCAAAACGCAAGCATCCTTTGGCGATGGTGTAG